In the genome of Lathyrus oleraceus cultivar Zhongwan6 chromosome 4, CAAS_Psat_ZW6_1.0, whole genome shotgun sequence, the window aatacatccattcatattatacgccatacatacattatgaaatgagactccatgtATGCGGTACCGACGATTCatgaacacatagttcaacctcaccgatcaaacccagatacggctaccaagctcactagtcccactcatttgagacctagtgactcactcactaattcctcaccatgggaattagctaccaccctgaaggccatgctatgcacgctaaatcacctagcatgcaaacatcaacaacaatccacaataactcactcactaattcctcaccatgggaattagctaccaccataaaggccatactatgcacgctaaatcacctagcatgcaacatcaacaacaatccacaatggacatatgctcacactctaagccataaacagtccattcacaattgcatacataacagatacattcacagcattatgcataccatcatacatcatcagcatatttatcacagaatcatattcatatcatgccaaataataaatcacagtattagcacactctactaatacctatactgctcaaaacaacgggaaatgatccctactatatcatacatcagtATATCATTCACCcatataggccaatcatcaaatgtGTACACACAATTCCATTCCAGAACGTACACActatttaaatatcaatttttcacttttcaaacagtgttaaccggttaacgccctgggttaaccggttaacgcaaaatagaacacgcttcctggcacattttaacagtgttaaccggttaacgccctgggttaaccggttaacgcaagacagacagcaatttctcataattcataacagtgttaaccggttaacaccctgggttaaccggttaacgcaagacagaaagttgttcctgcgctaacacgaacagaatgcagaattcccgcatttctcgccgtcggaggacttccggacctccgatttcaattccgtaaaaagctacacgtccagaaatttacgactcacccacatatagattcaattacagttttaacataacttattcatcaccatttacagcattcctcatcccaattagggtcaattcaatggcttattactacccattacatgttaacccataatacccattaaacgacgataaaccccccttacctgagttaatccggcaatcctttcttgaccttcaacaatcgtgaattctcctcttgagccctagcctcttcttctccctttctcagtttcttctcttttctcccaattcttacgtgttctctgttttcacgtacTGATAGAAAAACTCTCTCTAACCTTTCCACTTCCTTCTTATAATAACAAAATTCTTAAATTGGATTTCTCTCTTCTACCCTCGATTATTCATAAAATTTCCAACTTTattatttcaataataataatccaataatattccaattatttaattaaattaataaatatactaataataatatatatgaatggtttatctaaataataccctctcattcatattatcatcataatatactattaaacttaaattaaataattatcatattttatcggggtgttacaactctcccccactaaaagagttttcgtcctcgaaaacatacctcaagcgaataactctggataagactccttcatctgactctcaagttcccaagtcacattgccacctgctggtcctccccaagctacctttaccaaagcaatctctttaccccgcaactgcttcaactctcgatcctcgatcctcataggtgatgtttcaacagtcaggttatctctcacctgtacatcatctacttggaccacatgcgacggatcaggaatgtacctcctcaactgagacacatgaaaaacctcatgcaaattcgcaagtgacggcggtaaagcgatacgataggctacctcccctatcctctccaaaatctgataaggaccaataaatcgaggtgtcaacttcttcgacttcaaagctcgaccaaccccagttatcggagtaacacgaagaaacacatgatctccctcttgaaactcaagtgacttcctcctcttgtcgtgataactcttctgacgactctgagcaatcctcatcttctcctgaatcatcttaatctttttcgtagtttgttgaacaatctccggtccaaccatagcactctcaccggactcataccaacataaaggtgtccgacatctcctaccatacaaagcttcaaacggtgccataccaatgctcgaatgaaaactattgttgtaggtaaactcaatcaaaggtaaataacaatcccaagaccctcccttttccaaaacacaagccctcaaaagatcctccagcgactgaatcgtcctctcagtctgaccatcagtctgcggatgatatgcagaactcaatctcagcttagttcccaaagccctctgcaaaccttcccagaacttcgatgtgAATCTAGGAACactgtccgaaacaatactcgacggaataccatgcaaacttacaattttctcaatatacaactcagctaatctctctaacaGGTAATTCATTCTGATCagaatgaaatgagccgattttgtcaatctatcaacaatcacccaaatagcttcaaaattcttaattgtcctcggtaaaccagaaacaaaatccatactgatactatcccacttccactctggaatagccaacggttgcattagcccggacggcttctgatgctcaatctttgacttctgacaagtcaaacaagaataaacaaaactcgcaatttctcttttcattcccggccaccaaaataactttttcaaatcatgatacatcttcgtagccccaggatgaatactcaggccactacgatgtccttcctcaagaatactcttcttaagttcggtaacatccggaatacacacccgattaccaaatttcaaaacaccactctcatcaactctgaattcaccaccttgaccttgattcactagagtcaacttatcaaccaaaagcacatcggatttctgaccctctctaatctcatccagaataccactcgttaacttcaacattcccaatttaacactattgtgagtactctcacacaccaaactcaagtctctaaactgctcaattaaatccaattccttaaccattaacatagacatatgcaatgatttccgactcaatgcatcagccactacgtttgctttacccggatggtaattcaaaccaaagtcataatccttcagaaactctaaccatctcctttatctcatattcagctctttctgatcaaacaaatactttaaacttttatggtcactgaaaacctcaaatcttgacccgtacaagtaatgcctccataacttcagaacaaacaccacaactgccaactctaaatcgtgtgtcggatagttcctctcatgaaccttcagttgtctcgaagcataagctacaacctgcttattctgcatcaaaacaccacccaaacccaacaatgaagcatcacagtaaacctcaaatggttccgatggacttggtaatatcagaataggagcagtagtcaaccttctctttaactcttggaaaccttcttcacattttgagtcccaaacaaacgcttgcccctttctagtcaacatcgtcaacggtaacgccaacttagaaaatccctcaatgaatttcctataataacctgcaagcccaagaaaactccttatctcaaaaactgacttcggagcttcccacttagattaccgcttctatcttagaaggatcaacagcaacaccacctctggaaatcacatgaccaagaaaactaacctcttataaccaaaattcacacttagatagtttagcaaataacttcttttctcgtagaactcctaaaaccactctcaaatgttcagcatgctcttcttcagattttgaatacaccaaaatatcgtcaataaacaccacaacaaacttgtctaggtacggatgaaaaatcctattcatatactccataaataccccaggcgcattagtcacaccaaaaggcattacagaatactcataatgtccataccttgttctgaaagcagtcttctgaatatcctcagttttcacacgtatctgatgataccccgatctcaaatctattttgctgaacacactcgcaccaaccaactggtccatcaaatcatcaatcctcggcaaaggataccgattcttgatcgtcactttattcagttgcctatagtccacacacaacctcatagtaccttctttcttcttaaccaataacactggtgcgccccacggtgacacactcggacgaataaatttcttatccaacagatcttccagctgactcttcaattcagttaactcaacagcagacatacggtacggagccatcgatatcggcctagtaccaggtaccaaatcaatcgagaactcaacttcacgctctggcggtaattcattcacttcttctggaaacacatcaggaaaatcacacaccacggctagatcgcaaatcaccagtttatctttagcctccaaagtcgctaacagcataaacaactctgccccatctgctactgcctcatcatagggagtgtaatacttcgacagctctgtgtacttagcagcatactcagtaacagcccggttgccctgcttcaattctaagaactctatctctttctttcctctgacatcctctggaaagtacttccttaggaatctctctctgaacaccgcccaagtgatctcagcactccccgcagcttccaactcagtgcgggcagcaacccaccaatcatctgcttcctctgacagcatatgcgtaccgaacctgaccttctggttatcggcacactcagtcactcggaagatcctctcgatctccttcaaccacttctgagcaccatctggatcgtatgctcccttgaacattggaggattgttcttctggaactcactcagttgacgagtagctcccaatcccacaacattcggattccctccaagtactccagctagcatacccagagcctcagcaatcgcagcatcgtctctacctcttccagccatctctattctgaaaacccaataagttaaaacaataagtactgatagggttacacaacacctatcacgtacagggaaacagaataattacgactcgactcgaccgactatgctctgataccactaatgtaacacccttctaaaataccccaataataattaaaacaacaaatataaatcagagtagatatgcaatttaagggtgtcacacttgacacttcacaccattcaccaaaatagtttgtcatgctcatttattaatcaaaaataaaacattgcacaattcgcagcggatagagatctaatcaatcatgcaaaccatgtaatcacattacatgtaaaactgttcaacaaccacaattgaaaacaaagtaaacatcccgtcccgatgttacatctaccagagcatgacccactaaggaactacactagactccaagcactagcttctactcaatcactgctcgttacctgaaacatagttgtaagggtgagttcctcaatcgatataataagcattataaaatatcatgtaatgctaagtaaattaacacatttcatcaccctaatcatatcacacattcagcaacggcaacatcaactcataatcatactcaacacaacacaacacaaaacacacgtataatattggaatacatccattcatattatacgccatacatacattatgaaatgagactccatgcatgcggtaccgacgattcgtgaacacatagttcaacctcaccgatcaaacccagatacggctaccaagctcactagtcccactcatttgagacctagtgactcactcactaattcctcaccatgggaattagctaccaccctgaaggccatgctatgcacgctaaatcacctagcatgcaaacatcaacaataatccacaataactcactcactaattcctcaccatgggaattagctaccaccataaaggccatactatgcacactaaatcacctagcatgcaacatcaacaacaatccacaatggacatatgctcacactctaagccataaacagtccattcacaattgcatacataacagatacattcacagcattatgcataccatcatacatcatcagcatatttatcacagaatcatattcatatcatgccaaataataaatcacagtattagcacactctactaatacctatactgctcaaaacaacgggaaatgatccctactatatcatacatcagtATATCATTCACCcatataggccaatcatcaaatgtGTACACACAATTCCATTCCAGAACGTACACActatttaaatatcaatttttcacttttcaaacagtgttaaccggttaacgccctgggttaaccggttaacgcaaaacagaacacgcttcctggcacattttaacagtgttaaccggttaacgccctgggttaaccggttaacacaagacagacaacaatttctcataattcataacagtgttaaccggttaacaccctgggttaaccggttaacgcaagacagaaagctgtaactgcgctaacacgaacagaatgcagaattcccGCATTTCTCGCtgtcggaggacttccggacctccgatttcaattccgtaaaaagctacacgtccagaaatttacgactcacccacatatagattcaattacagttttaacataacttattcatcaccatttacagcattcctcatcccaattagggtcaattcaatggcttattactacccattacatgttaacccataatacccattaaacgacgataaaccccccttacctgagttaatccggcaatcctttcttgaccttcaacaatcgtgaattctcctcttgagccctagcctcttcttctccctttctcagtttcttctcttttctcccaattcttacgtgttctctgttttcacgtacTGATAGAAAAACTCTCTCTAACCTTTCCACTTCCTTCTTATAATAACAAAATTCTTAAATTGGATTTCTCTCTTCTACCCTCGATTATTCATAAAAtttccaactttattattccaataataataatccaataatattccaattatttaattaaattaataaatatactaataataatatatatgaatggtttatctaaataataccctctcattcatattatcatcataatatactattaaacttaaattaaataattatcatattttatcggggtgttacactcCCTGCCTTATTTTATCAAAAGTACTAGCATGTTGTTGGTTCTGATATTAGTAGAATGGTGTTCGAGATCCTGAACAATGTATTATGATGAAGCAGTTCCATCAATGGAGAAAAGATAACAGAAAGAAAGGAGAAAGAAATATCAAGAAAGAAGAATCATCGCTTCATTGGATTGTGTACATGTGGCAATACAGCTCTTATATAATACAACCTTATCACATAACAACCAATTAAAATGGAGCTAACTAACTAACTAACCATACAATTAACAATAACCAACTGTATTAATCAACTAATTATCTCAACAGCCCCTCTCAAGCTAAGCATGGTGAATGTTGATCATGCCAAGCTTGGAAATAAACTTGTTGAAGGTTGAAGTTGGTAATGCTTTAGTTAGAAAATCAGCAAGTTGCTCATGAGTGGAAATAGGTAGGAGCCGAAGTAAGCCTTGCTGAAGTTTTTCACGGACCAAGTGGCAATCGATTTCGAGGTGTTTAGTTCATTCATGAAACACCAGATTGGACGCAATATGCATTGCGCTTTGGCTGTCACAGTAGAGAACAGGAAGCTTGGTACATGTGATGCGCAGCTCCTTCATAAGGACTATCAACCAAAGCAATTCACATGTGGCAAATGACAGCGCCCGATACTCAGCCTCCGATGATGATTTGGAAATAGTGTCTTGTTTCTTTGCACGCCATGATATGAGAGAAGTACCAAGGAAGAAACAATATCCTGAAATGGATCTCCTTGAATCTATGCAGCCTGTCCAATCAGAATCTGAGAAGCCAAGAAGATGCAGTTCAGCATTCCTGCGAAACAGAATTCCTCTACCAGGGTTGTTCTTCAAGTAGCGTATGATTCTACAAGCAGCATGGTAGTGTGCCATTGTTGGATTGTGAAGAAACTGGCTGAGTTGTTGCGTGGCATAAGTAATGTCTGGGCGTGTGGTGTTAAGGTACAGCAGACGTCCTATTAATTGTCTGTAAACTTCAATATCTTCAAAAGCTTTGCCACTATCAGCATGTAGTTTAACTGATGGATCAATAGGTGTGGGAGCTAGTTTGGATCCAAGCATGCCAGATTCCTGCAAGAGATCAAGACAATATTTTCGTTGTGATAGTGAAATCCCTGCCTTTGAATGAGCAACTTCGAGGCCAAGAAAATACATGAGTATGCCCAGGTTTTTGATGCTGAAATTTTCATCTAGAATGAGTTTAATACGATCAAATTCAGACATAGAGGTTCCAGCTAGgattatgtcatcaacatagactaAAATAGTTGTAAAGTGAGCATCAGTTTTCAAAGTGAAGAGGGAATAATCAGAAGTAGATTGAGTGTACCCTTGCTGAAGTAATAGAGCTGTTAGCTTTTCATACCATTTGCGACTAGCTTGTCTCAGACCATATAAACTCTTTTGGAGTTTGCATACTTGATTGGGCCTGTGACATGTAACACCTTCAGGTATAGTCATATACACATCTTCTTGCAATTCCCCATGTAAAAAGGCATTGTTAACATCAAGTTGATGTAAAAACCAATTGTTGATGGCAGCAGTTGCAAGAAGGGTTCTGACAGTGGTAAGCTTTGCTACAGGTGAGAAAGTGTCAAAGAAGTCAAGTCCTTCAATTTGGTTGTAACCTTTGGCAACAAGTCTAGCTTTATACCTCTCTATTGTGCCATCTGCTCTATGTTTCACTTTAAACACCCATTTGTTACCAATTGGTTTGACATGCGGTGGCAAATCAATTATGTTCCAAGTTCTATTCTTGTCTAATGCATCTAATTCAGACTTCATGGCCTTGGTCCAATGTCCAGACAAACATGCTTCTTTGTAGTTCTTTGGCTCATGTGTAAGAGTGATATTGGATGCAAAGGCACGATGAGATGCAGACAAAAAATGCAGAGAATGATAATTTGAAATAGGATAATTAATTTTGGTTGTACCTGATGATGACTTGACTGCTGATGCATCAGATGTATTGCACACATAATCTGAGAGATAATGAGGTGTATGTTTAGCTCTAACAGGTCTGGATTAGATGTTGTCAATATCTGGTGTATCAGGAACAGATTGAGTGTCATGGTTCTCATCAGTATTTTCTAAAGATTCAGGTTCAATGCTAGAATGGTGCAGTGTGTCAATGGTTGTGTTAGGATGATGCTCATGTTCCTCAGTTGTGGATTCAATGCTTTGTGATGGAACAGGTATGATGGGCTCATTTTGTGGTGAGTCAGTAGGATCTTTGTAAGGATGGTAGTTCCAATTAGTGGAATTGATATTTGAATAGGGGAAAATGTGCTCATGATGTATGACATTTCTAGAAACAAGAATTGTATGACTGTTAATATCATAGAGTATCACACCCTTCATACCATTCTTGTATCCTAAGAAAACACATTTTCGACCTCTTGGCTCAAGTTTTGTTCTATGCATATGTAATGTGGATGCAAAAGCAAGAGATCCAAACACTTTGAGACTATGCATATCTGGATGTGCATTGTGCAGTATGAAATGAGGAGAAAGATTGTTTAAAACTTGTGTAAGAAGTTTATTTATAATGAATGTTGAATGTAAAATAGCATATGACCAGAATTCCTTTGGAAGTTTTGATTGAAAAAGAAGAGCTCTTCCAACATTTAGTAAATGTTGATGTTTCCTATCCACTCGACCATTTTGTTATGGAGATTCAACACAACTTGTTTGATGAATGATTCCCTTAGATGCAAAAAATTCAAGGATGTTAAATTCAGAACCATTATCAGTTCTGATAGTTTTGACATGAAGCTTATGTTGAGTTTCTATGAGATGGGCAAAGTTTATAACATGCTGTCTAGCTTCAGATTTGACTTTCATCAATGTTATCCATGTATATCTGTACAGTCATCGACAGCAGTTAAAAAATATGAATGACCATGTAAAGATTGACTGCAAGGGGTCCCCAAATGTCAAAATGGATCAAGTCATAAGGGTGTGCAGCTCTATTATTACTAACAGTATAAGGAAGCTTTCTTTGTCTAGCATAACAACAGACATCACAAACATCTTTATGATTAACTTTGATAAAAGGGAATTGGGAATGTAAGTACAATAATCTGTTTTGAGATAAGTGTCCTAATCTAAAATGCCATAAGGCTCTATCTGGTAAGGTGACATTGATTGCTAGGGCAGAAGCTAAATCAGGTGTGTGTGTAGCAGGTGAATCATTATCTCTTAGTGTTAGATAGTACAATCCATCTTTCTGCTCAGCAAAACCAGTCATCTTCATGGTGATTTTGTCTTGTATGACACATTGTGATTTGAGGAAATTGACATTGTAATTAGAGGATTCACACAACTTTGAAACAGATAATAAGTTTAGAGAAAATTCAGGGATCAAAAGAACATTATGCACAATGAAATCAGGAGAAAAGTAAATTGTGCCAGAGTGGTTAGCAACAAGGCATTGTCCATTTGGCAATTTAACAGTGATGGAGATAATTTTCTTATATGAATGGAACCATTGGACAGAACTACATATGTGATCAGTAGCTCCTGAATCAATGATCCAAGAACCACTACTACTACTATGCATGCAATGATATGTGTTACCTGTTGATGGATGACCAATAGCAACTTGGTTGGAAGAAGCATGTCCTGAAGATTGGCCAATGCTTGATTTCTGAATTAGATCCATTAAGGCACTGAATTAACCTTGAGTCATAGGTGAATTGTCACTTTTAATGTCAGCACCATGAGATGAAGATCCATCATCATTTCCATCTGATGCCACATTGTTAGCTAAATTCTGAAACTGTTTCTGCATATGAGGTGGTACACCATGTTTCTTGAAGCAATTTTCAACAGTGTGGTTAGTCTTGCCACAGAATGTGAAAACACGAACACCATGCTTGAATGCATTATTTCTTGCTCCAAACCTCTTGGAATCAGCAACATTAATCAGTGTTTGAGACTCATCATTTGGAATAGGGAGCTGAATTTGTCGCTCATGTTGGATAACCATGGAGAATATCTTATTCATAGTTGGCAAAGGATCCATTAACAAGATTTGGGACTTCACTACAGCAAATTGGTCATTTAAACCAGTCAAGAATCTGATAATCTGCAATAGCTGATGATGAGATCTTGCACTGCGCATAGCTTCACAGGAACACCTTATGCGACAAGTACAAGTTGGTAAAGGCAAATACAGATCTAGTTCTTCCCAAAGAATTTTAAGATCAGAGAAAAAATCAGTTACTGATTTGGTTTCTTGCTTCAGATTGTATATTTCTTGCTGCAGCTCAGAAATACGTATGAGATCACCCTAAGAAAACCTTTCTTTCAAATCGTTCTATACATCAAGCGCATTCTCCATGAAAACTATAGACTGAGAAATTGAATCTGAAACAGAATTCATGATCCAAGAATGTACAAGCATGTTGCAGCGGTTCCAAGCATGCAGGGATGGATCGAAAGAATCAGCAGGAACAGGAAGAGATCCATCAATGAACTCAATCTTCATTTTGCCACCAAGAGCTCTCTTCATGCTTCAAGCCCATGAATGATAGTTGGAACCAGTGAGTTTCGGAAGAACCGTAATAGAACCAGGGCCATCGCTGGGGTGAACAAAGAAGGGTGAAGTTTGATCCAAAGCAGGATcagttgatgaagatgaagctcGAGAAGGCGCCATGGATGCAGAAGGAAGAGAATGAAGAAATGAAATGGTGTAGAATGATTCAGTTGGATAGTAGCGGAAGGAGGATCGAATTGGCGAATGATACCATATTATGATGAAGCAGTTCCATCAATGGAGAAAAGATAACAGAAAGAAAGGAGAAAGAAATATCAAGAAAGCGGAAAGAAATTTTACTAATAAAGATAACAACCAATCAAAATGGAGCTAACTAACTAACTAACCATACAATTAACAATAACCAACTGTATTAATCAACTAATTATCTCAACACAATGTAAAAGATCTAAGTGTTATAAATAACACATTCATAACCCTCGTCCCCAAATGTAAGAATCCCAAAACCCCAGAGACTTTCGGCCCATAAGCCTTTGCAGTGTGATTATGAAGATTATTACCAAGACCATAGCCAATGTCATCAAAAAGATCCTTCCCGGTGTGATTGATGAAGAGCAAAGTGTCTTTGTACATGGTAGGTTGATCACTGATAATGCTCTCATTGCTATGGAATGTTTCCATTgggtgaagaagaagaaaaaaggaaaaaaaatgtGTCATGGCCCTTAAGTTGGATATGTCAAAATCTTATGATATGATGGAGTGGGACTTTGTCATTGGTAGTCTTTCTGCCATGTGTTTCCCTGGGGGCTTAGTCTCCTTAATCCACCGATGCATCTCCACTGTTTCCTACCAGATCTTGATAAATGGGCAGCCCAACAATTCTTTTGTTCCTAAGAGGGGTCTTCATTAAGGGGACCCCCTCTCTCCTTATTTCAATATTCACCGATACGATCAAGagtaaaatattataataatatatttttaaatttttatttttattttattttttaaaaattaaatgacACTGATATAAAATTGTGTGATTAACCAACTTCATAATTTTATTAAACAACTTTTTACATTGTATTAACCAACTTTGGTGACTGCTTAAAATTAGTTTTGATATCTGAACgtttattaaccaacttca includes:
- the LOC127136998 gene encoding uncharacterized protein LOC127136998, with protein sequence MKRALGGKMKIEFIDGSLPVPADSFDPSLHAWNRCNMLVHSWIMNSVSDSISQSIVFMENALDQEIYNLKQETKSVTDFFSDLKILWEELDLYLPLPTCTCRIRCSCEAMRSARSHHQLLQIIRFLTGLNDQFAVVKSQILLMDPLPTMNKIFSMVIQHERQIQLPIPNDESQTLINVADSKRFGARNNAFKHGVRVFTFCGKTNHTVENCFKKHGVPPHMQKQFQNLANNVASDGNDDGSSSHGADIKSDNSPMTQG